gaagaggaagaggaagaaccAGAATTGGAACATAAACTAAGATCAGCCACCCCTCCCACTACGATATCGAATCTTTCAAACTTTTAccaattcaatgaaaatgctAATGATCATGGTTCCTTGAACTCTACCAGGGTAATTAAGAATTGGGGCGACCAGTTCACCAATCTGAAACCCCGTGGTCTTTTGAACCATGGTGTTACTTGTTACACAAATGCAGCCGTGCAAGCTATGTTGCATATCCCTGCCATACAGCACTATCTTTTCGATGTTCTTTTGGGGAAGTACGATAGCACCATCTCAAAAAATTCCGTTTCCTACACTCTGGCTGAAACgagtaaaaaaatgtggCTGCCACTCTCTAAAAAttataagaaaaattctcCAGCTTCCTACATCAATCCCAAGCATTTGATTTCCAGACTGGATGATATCAATTGTATGATGAGCGAATGGCAGCAAGAAGATTCTCACGAGTATTTTATGTCGCTGATGTCAAGATTACAGGAAGATTCTGTCCCAAAGGGTCATAAGCTTATAGAATCGATAATATATGATATATTTGGCGGTCTTTTGAAGCAAATCGTTACTTGTAAATCTTGCGGCAGCACATCTAAGACAGAGCAACCCTTTTACGATTTATCGTTGCATTTGAAGGGTAAGAGAAGATTGGACTCAAACCCTGATTTATTGGAAGATAACAACAGCAGTACTTCCGCCGCTTGCTCCAGCACCAATAGCAACACTACCATTGCAcaatcatcatcttctcaTTCTGTATCTGCCAACATACACAATGCCACACCAGACGCCGCTGTCAACGATTTAAATTCAGTCAATCGTAGATTCtctattgaaaaatcaatccgagatttcttcaatccCGAATTGATTAAAGTTGACAAGGAGCAAAAGGGTTATGTATGTGAAAAGTGTCACAAGACCACCAATGCCGTCAAACATAATTCAATTCTAAGAGCTCCAGAGACTTTACTAGTACATCTGAAGAAATTTAGATTTAATGGCACTTCATCGTCGAAAATGAAGCAAGCTGTTTCATATCCAATGTTCTTGGATTTGACAGAATATTGCGATGACAAAGACTTACCTGTTAAGTACCAACTATTGAGCGTGGTCGTTCATGAAGGTCGTTCTCTATCGTCAGGTCACTATATTGCCCACTGCAAACAACCGGATGGTAATTGGGCCACTTACGACGATGaatatatcaataaaatctcTGAAAGAGACGTATTGAAGGAACCTAATGCTTATTATCTCCTGTACACGAGACTAACTCCAAAGTTGATTTCATTGCCATTGGCAAAGTCTAATACGACGGCTCACGATGTTACTCCCTCAGAGTataaacaagaacaaataaCCAGCGAGTCAAATAAACGTCCATTGAAGATTaatagcaaaaaaaataaccgtaaaaaatggaaaaaaaataagaaaaggaagTTTTCTAAATGATAAATCCAATTTCCTTTACTTCATCTTCCCTTTCTTCATAAGCATTTTTATTAGcatgtcattttttctctacCCACTCAGTATATACATACAAGCgcaaatatatatatatatatatatatatatatatatacaattGTCCAGTCTTTATTGATGTTACAAACCGACTgaaattaagaaaaaaaagtttcgAGGAACACTAGAGTTTACCGACTTTTGTTcaacaatgaagaaaaataaatcaaatatTTGAACCTTATTTACATATTTACAGAGTGGAGTACTGGAAAGGAAAAACGTGAGAAACGCTGGACATTGTCAACAACGGACAGTGTatctcttttcttgttcaccTCTGCGGGCATTCCAATCAAGGCACAACTTTGATACCCATACTTTTCGCGACGCCGATTATTGACTTGACGACGCCTTCCATTTCCAACAAATTATGCCTTTCATCGGTCTTTTTAATTTTGGCTATTTCGTAAACATGCTTCAATGATAATTCCCCCAAAATACGAGGTGGCCCCTTAACGGGTGTGCCGGTTAGGGTTGTACTCACATTTGGTTGTCCATGTcctttttccattttaaGAGCTTTCAATAGCAAGTATCCGGTGGGCGGAGATTTCATTTCAAATGTAAATGATCTATCTGGTTTGATTGTAATTAGTACTGGGACGGGTACGCCTGGTTGATAATTAACCGATCTTGCATTAAACTCTTTACAGAAGTCAATGGCCTTGATACCTTTAGAGCCCAGTGCAGGCCCCACGGGTGGTGATGGCGCTGCCTGACCTGCTCCTACTATCAGCTTCACTATCACGTTCTTTGCTGCCTGCGACATTATGGATACTCGATCGACTTATTTAAGAATCGACAGTTGTATACAAAAACGGAAGTTAGTATGGAAGATTCCGCTATTGATCCAGACGCTCAGGCTTTGCCTTTTTTAGTATGATCTCTCGTCTCATAACAAATTCTAAAGCTTCCTTTTGCTGTGGAATATAAGGTACAAtatggatgaagaattgaacTGCCGATTCTTTAAAATATAGGTGTTACCCGTATTTAGGTAAACAATAGATGGCACAACTCTTCAAGCGAGTACTACCACTACAGATTTACCAAGCTTCCACATTTTTAACAGAAGTAATTAACTTTAAAGGGGATATCTATAAAATTGACTGAGGGATTTTAGTACAGAAGGAAAACGAAACATAACAGGAATAAATGTGACATCGTATTTTGCGATTCAAGGACCGGCCTTATAATGTCATGACAGAAATTAGACACTTCACTGTCAGTAAGCTTTGGCAACGAGCACTGGATAGCTAACTCTTCTATTCAGTCTATATTTGTTTAATATGCATTAAATGGACGGATTTGGTGTTTAGAACATAGTGATGAAATCTTGCTGTATTGCTTTTTATCCTTGAGGCTAATCGTGCGTTTTGGCGTAAAGAATGCAAGTCGCGTGGCGGTATTTTCCCAGATTCTCTGACCAATATAGCTGGGTGGTTGATGGAGTTCATGTCAAGAATTTTGTATATAAAGGTCACGAAACTTTCCTTAATAGATAGATATTTGTAGTGCAGATATACAATGACATCAGTTGTAATGGAAAGTAACCGAAATATGAATGGCGAGGAACTACTTATTTGTATCAAGCAATGCATTATGGAACACTTTCAGCCTATGATATACGTTGAGAATAGAAATGTGATTCAAACGACAAGGGGAACATTTTCAGTTCCTGATAATTATAGGAATCATAAATTCTTAGCATTTACTTTTATTGGGCACATACTGTATACAGACGACACACCAGtgattgaaaaagaattggaTTGGCCTGATCCTGCGCTAGTGTTTAATACAGTCGTGGATCGAATAATAAATCACCCAGAATTGGCACAGTTCATATCGGTTTCATTTATCAGCACTTTAAAGGCTACTATTGGACAGGGCTTAGATATGAATGTAAAAGGTACGCTAAACCACAAGGAAAAGGGTATCAGAAGGCCGAAAACTGTATCTTTTAGGTATATGGAATCCCCGCTTGTTAACAAAAAGGTTACTACATTCTTCTCTTATCTTCGGGATTACAATAAAATTGTCTCAGAATATGGCAATAATACTAAATTCAccttaaaattttcatgtCAGGCATACTGGGCGTCGGGCCCAAATTTTGCAGCCTTGAAGAATGTCATTAGATGCTTCATAGTCCATGAATACATTTCTGAATATGTGGAGAGAGAACGGACCAAATATCATATAAAGAAACAGGGGTCCTGGGCAGAAGAAGACCATCCTCGTGATTTAAGCAAAGCACAATACGAAGGCAATGGTTTAACCGAAAAAAGTCCGAATACCGATGAAGAATTGGGGACTAAGATAGATTCATTGTGTGAACAATGGCAGTCAGAAGCGGAAGACCAAGCTGATGCCGAAATAttagccaaaaaaatagtcGGAAATAGCCAGAGGATGGCAAACTTAAAAATTCGTCGCGcaaagttcaaaaatatcCTATATCATACACTGAAGGAACTAATTCAGTCTCAGGGAACCGTAAAGATTTATCGTGGTAACACTTTTACGCACGATTCGGTAAAAATAAGCCTACATTATGAAGAGCCGCATATTGCAGCCGTATGGGCTCACTTAACGGTGAAATTTGAGACTTGGAGGCCGGTTGATGTTGAAGTTGAATTTAGATGCAAGTTCAAGGAGCGGAAGATTAATAAGTAGGTTTAGGTATATAGAACAGATAGATATAGCAGGGGCGTCGAGCTTTCAAGCAAAATCTGGAGGCACCATACGTGCGGTCCAATAGTCGCGATGCGGCGCGCTTTTCGTTTTCCAATGTCTCTGAAGTTCCTATACAGCTAGATAAGGTCTAAAAGAGAAGGTTATATAcaaatgttgaaaagagtAAAATTACTGGCACTattgattgttttgttttttctttttcttttccagaCCTGCAATATGAGCTTCACTTTGATCGACCTGCGTGTGATGATGATCTTCTCCTTTAGCAACTTTGAAAGATAGGGCGTCTTCGACCAAATGACACATATCGATGCTACGAATCCAGGGGTCCTCcataatttcttcaatgctTCCTCTACATGCGGGTGCGAGATCAATCATACGTTCAATAATATGTTGAGTTTCCTCCGGCAATGAATGCAGTAGTCTTTGAGGTCCAATATTAACATTGTTAGGATCTGATACATTGTTTGAGGAGCTTTCaggtttcttcttctctgtGGAGTGCGATTCGTCGTAGGAAGGCGGGTCAGGAGTTCTTGTCACTAAACTACTCAAGGAGTCACAATCACGTCCAGAACAAAATAACTTGAATGAATTATCTCTCAATTTCGGGATTTTCCATGGAAATTTCTTCAGTATCATACATGCGAAAATGATCGCAGAAGACCAGATATCTACGGGACGTGGGTCATACTTGGCAAAAATACAAACTTCTGGGGCTAAATATGGATCACTACCAACAATTCCGCTTGCTTCTACAAGATTTTTCGAGAACGGATATGAAAATACCACAGCTGCACCAAAATCAATTAATTTTACAACacctttttcatttataaCACAATTATCAAGCTTTAAATCCCTGTGAGCTAAGCCAATACTATGCAAATATTGCACACCGGTAAGTATTTGTTTAAAGCAGCAGCAAATTTCTTCGTACGACATCTTATTACTCATTACAATGGCAAACAAATCATATTCACAGTACTCCATTACTTGCAGAATTCTATCATCTTCGTAGACTATTTCAATGGTCTCAATAATATTGGCGTGATTCAAAGTCGTGCCGATACAGTATTCGGACGTTATTTTCTTAACATAATCTCTTTTTGATTCGTTCTCAAATTTAGTTCTAAATTCCTTCACTGCAAAGATTTGGTTGTCTGCAATTCTTTGGGCCAATTTAACGGACCCACCCGCTCCGGCACCTAAATCGGCACCTGTTTTGATGTATCTCTTTGAAAACGGAATTCCAGAACCACCATGGTTGTGAGAATATATTGTGTCTCCATTTCCATTATAACTGCTTGAATAGGAGTTGCCTCCTGTTGCAAAATGGGACGATGAATGAGAATGTGACGGGACAGCAATTCCACTAGAAAGAGGGGACCCATTTGGAATCACATTGTTATTGTTCGAGGAAAGGTTACTGCtagaactttttttaaaaaatcttttcagATCACCGATGGAGGAATGCTGTGACCTTGGAACGCTTTGGCTGGGAGGTAAATGATCATGTACAGATGAAGGGGAGCCGTAAAGGTTATCTGTGTAGGAACCTGTTGGTTGCCTTGATGCAGAATAGATACTACTTTGTCTCGCACGTATTGGTTTAGGAATAGCGGTCGAACCATTTGTAACATTAGGATTTTTAATGTTTGGAGATGGGCCATTGGAATTAACAGAGAATGCCCCGCCCGCAGAGTTTGGGTTTGAAGATTCTTTTgagtttttggaaaagaaaaagttccCCAGCTGTGAAGAAATCGAACCTGAACGTGAAATAGATCTTGATTGAGTAGTATTGGCGTTATTACTGTCCATTGACGccttttgaagtttttgcTTGGAGATAACGAAACGTGGCTCCACGCTATCTACTTTTGGCGAGGATATAACGTTAGAATCAATCGCAGAGATATTATTGGGCATACCACCAGCATATGTTTCGAGCCATGAGGAAGACAAGGACGAACTGTTGCTATTCGAACTGttattatctttattaGAATTTGGGACTGAGTAAGGTATACTTGAAGACAATGAAGGAATGGCCCTTCCCGAAGTATGCGAATTGGCGGATAACCTACTCGTGATTCTATTTTGTGCAGCGAGTGAAGAAGCACCGCATGAGGAAAGTCCTGCAGCGCCTTGGTCGTTTATCAAAGCCCCAAACCTATCTTTACTCTGTGCGCTTGTGCCATAGAACGATGCAGTGTGGGCAAAGTTTGAATTAAGGAAGCTGGAAGAGAACTGGTTTCTATCGTCTAATGAGGAACCGGCCGTAGATGATGAATCTTCCTCGGAGTATATCTGCGTAACAGTTGTAACACTTCCAGGAACTGGAACGGTAGTTCTATTACGATCATTGCTGCTGCCGTTGCTAACGCCACTAATATGACTGCTACTCCTATTCCTCGATTGAACGTCAAGCGGTTGTGATTCGAGTGTCGTTGTTAATGTATCAGCAGAAGTTCTCGGTGATGAACTTGCGGGttcattttttcgtttttccTGTAATAATCTAGTTAGTGAAGACATATTAATTGTAGAAAGGTTTCCTCTTTGgttaaaaataaaagttaATTGTCAAGAAATCAGgtagaaaagaataacAATAGTGATGAAAACTTCCAATACGAGTTAGCCTGTATCGAGTTGAGAAGGAAGCAATTGGAATACCTCTTAATTATTCCTTCCGTGACAAACGCAAGGCCTTAAGTGAATGCCGATTGTTGTCACTAGTTAAGCCACTAGCTAATCGGAACTACGGTCTCTTACGACTTAAGGTGGCCCATGCTCTGGGATAAGTCATAAGGGTAGAGAAAATGTGCTATGCATCATTGATAACGAAATTTACGTAATAAGTGACAAATAAGCCAGAAGAAGGATTAAGCTCTCACAGGTATCCATTTACATCTATATTGAATATACCAATGGTATTTCTAATTTATTATACAAGATGTGCATATATTCTGTTTATTGCTTGCCGAGTATCTGCTGATGTTCTTCGTACAGCGTCTCGTGCATACTACGTAACTCTTTGTAGGCGTGAGTCAGCGCTTCTATGTTGGCCTTAAGTTCGACGACTTCCTTATCCTTATCGGTCTGATCTAGGGACAAAGAGGCGttgatttcatcatcaactACTTTCACATCACTCGATATTTTGCCGATATGTGTAAACATAGATTCTTGTGATTTGATCCGCTCCAAATAAGCATTGAAGTCATTGAGTGGTAACAAGAGATTGGGATCTGTCTCTGTTTCTGGTTCTCCGATCTGGTACCAAATATCGTGCAGATTGCTCTTGTTTTTAGTATCAAATATGACTCTTTGTAGATTTGGTATCTTTACGGAATTATGATCATTGTTACTATTGGTATGTTTCCCCTTGGATTCCCCTTCAAATAGTTGgttgtcattttcaattctatTAGGACTGACTAGAAGATTGGTCACTTCTCCAACAGACGTTTGCGACGTAGTTAAAGTTTGAATAGTTCTGATGATCTGCTTTGAGTAGATCTCCGCAATAGAAACTTTCCCCTCTGTGTCACCAATTAATAACAATGTACCATCCATCGATATTTCTAAACACGACACGTTAGaattcaagattttatcaCAGATTAGTTGGCCCATTGAATATAGTACATCCGAGTCCTGATTCTCGCCACCAGTTACTAAACTGCGTGGTACCAGGGAAAACACtttacttttttgaattgtaTTCATTCCTGTGGACTGTAACAGATTAACAACGACGTTTCCCTTTAATTTATAGAACAAATTCAGCGAGAAACAAGCATCTGCAGTACCGATATAGCATGCTCTATCAGCAGGATCGAGAGTTATGGATTTAATGGCATAGGGGGTCGTGAATGTTGCGAGCAATGCAGGTTCTTTACCAATTCCAACTTCGTCTCcgtttctttcttcttgtttctttttagaaCCTATTAAACTCAAATCATAGCATCTTATGGTAGCGTCTTGAGATGCTGTGAATAATTTCGTATCTGTACATGATAGAAATTTCCCTTGACTAGAAGAGACTTGGAAGTCTGTCACAGGTAAAGTATGGTCGTGAAGAATGCATATAGGTTTTGGGTCGTCATTGGATGCAGACACTAAGTCAACCGTCTGCCATATAATAACTCTGGAGTCGTTACCTGAAGTAATGATATACTTTCCGTTTAAAATGGACTTGATCTTAGTGATACTTTGATAGTGAGCCATGGGTTTCACATTCAATAAGGCCCCCGAATTCAACTCCCATATGTACAATTTACCAGATTCAGTTGAGCCAAGCAACAGGTACGGAAGATTAAATTCTGGTAAGTTATGACTGACACTTTCGATTCTATCGTACTGTACTCCAGTATTTTGAACCACTTCTAAACATTTTAGGACTTCCGGTAAAGGCAGACGTTGTTCGACAGACTCTCTCTTGAACGAGCCTGCCAAATTGTAGACATTGATTAATGCCTTTTGTGCTTGTGCAATGAATAAGTACTTGTTACTCACTCGAACACAACTATTTCTTGCTTGGGTGGAACATTGTCTCAAATTTACCTGCTCAAATGAGTGTACAGAGGATATCGTTCCTGAGGTATTTGTCGTGAAAATTACTTGCTCATCCATTTTATTGATCTTTGTGAATTTGTATTGCAAGATTGCTGAGCTATGAATGCCGACGTGTATTCCTTTGTTAGAGTTgtctttcaagaaagtaTATCTGGAAATGGGCATCgatttaaaattttcattgtgGGATTtaggaaaaaattttagtTGGCCCGCTCAGTTTTTTCCACATGTTTCGCAATGGCGCTACCATTTTGCTACTACAATGGAAAGCGAACTGCTAGTTTACCGCACCATTACACCGGTGATAGGATCATGTCCATAGATCAAGATTTTCTATAGCACCAATAAATAtctcatttttcaacatattgaagagaatacccttttcaagaaagtcATGCATGCTACCGCGATTATTTTTTGGGATGAAATGATTCCCTATGGACATCTTCTAGGGAGAAAAATGTGAATGTGCCATCATTAAAAGTGTATGCAATTTCATCTCCAGTTATTATTGAGTTGCTTCGCACACTTTGTCAAAGTACGAATCCCAAGACTTAGCTGTAAAAAATTTCCTGTGTTCGCGTTTATTTTCAGTTGGTAGACGCGATCAGATGAGCCTTGAAAATCTGAAAGAAGCTAAAAAGGTGAGCATCAGAAGCAGAGTAATATCATGAGAAAGAGGTTTTATTAAAAAATTAGTTACAGTGAAAAGACTTctcagaaaagaaaagcaaaatacTGAGGCTTgccaaagaaagaaaatgcccTTAAATATTATTGGAACAGCTTTGCTAGATGGCACTGATAAAATTCCTTACTATCAAACAATCAAGAAAGTGGCACCCTACGTACTAGGAGTTAGTGCCATCAAATATTGGTCAAGAGGACCAACAAACACATGGGAAAGGAAATTGCATGGCAAAGTCTATTTGGTCACTGGTGCTACATCTCAAGGAATGGGGACGTCTGTGGCCTACAAAATGGCGGAATTAGGCGCACAATTAATCATCCTTACCAGGGAGGTGGATGAATGGGTTACTGAATGGTGTGAAGATTTGCGTGAAAGGACAAGTAACGAGTTGATTTTCGTAGAAAAATGTGATTTAAGCAATTTGTGGGAAATTCGTAAATTCGCCACAAGCTGGTTGGATAATTCGCCACCCAGAAGATTAGATGGTGTCATCGTTATGTCTGGTGACATGGAGCCATGGGGTATCCCGAAAATATCACTGCCGCAAAGGAGATCTTCGAAGGATGGGCTGGAATTACAGATGGCCACAAACTATGTAGCaattttccatcttttgaACTTACTACAGCCTAGTTTCAAGGCTCAACCGCCTGATAGAGATGTAAGAATCATTCTTGCTACATGCTGGTTACAAGTCGTCGGTGATATTAATATAGAGGACCCCCTATGGCAGAATGCCAAATACAAAagttctttgaaattttttgcaagCAGTAAACTACAACTGGGGTTGTGCATGATGGAGTTGCAAAGACGAATTACTATGGAcatcaaaaatcaaaagaccAGTGGCCCTGAAAGAACCGGTAAAAATGTTACTGTCACTTTGGTTCAACCCGGTACTATGAGATCAAACAGTTTACGTCGTGTCATCAGTAATGGATCTGTTACTTTGTTGATAGTGCTATACTGTATTTTATTGTACCCCATCTTGTGGCTGTTTACCAAGAGTGGCCGTCGTGGCGACCAAAGCTTCTTGTACGCCTTAATGACGCCAGAATTGGAGGAGATAAATTTGAAGGACGCGAAAGCCAAGTATATTTCAGGTTGCTCAATTGTGAAATTCGCTCGTAAAGAATTCGATGACGAggaattacaaaaaaaactattcgAGCATACTGAAAGGGACATattgaaattagaaaagaagatcGCGGCGAATAGAAATGCCAATAAAAAGGGGAAGAAAAGTGTCAAGAAGAATCAGAGCAAGAGTGAAAAAGATGATTAG
The Saccharomyces kudriavzevii IFO 1802 strain IFO1802 genome assembly, chromosome: 14 DNA segment above includes these coding regions:
- the MRPL19 gene encoding mitochondrial 54S ribosomal protein uL11m (similar to Saccharomyces cerevisiae MRPL19 (YNL185C); ancestral locus Anc_2.70), with protein sequence MSQAAKNVIVKLIVGAGQAAPSPPVGPALGSKGIKAIDFCKEFNARSVNYQPGVPVPVLITIKPDRSFTFEMKSPPTGYLLLKALKMEKGHGQPNVSTTLTGTPVKGPPRILGELSLKHVYEIAKIKKTDERHNLLEMEGVVKSIIGVAKSMGIKVVP
- the IPI3 gene encoding chromatin-binding/pre-rRNA-processing protein IPI3 (similar to Saccharomyces cerevisiae IPI3 (YNL182C); ancestral locus Anc_2.73) produces the protein MDEQVIFTTNTSGTISSVHSFEQVNLRQCSTQARNSCVRVSNKYLFIAQAQKALINVYNLAGSFKRESVEQRLPLPEVLKCLEVVQNTGVQYDRIESVSHNLPEFNLPYLLLGSTESGKLYIWELNSGALLNVKPMAHYQSITKIKSILNGKYIITSGNDSRVIIWQTVDLVSASNDDPKPICILHDHTLPVTDFQVSSSQGKFLSCTDTKLFTASQDATIRCYDLSLIGSKKKQEERNGDEVGIGKEPALLATFTTPYAIKSITLDPADRACYIGTADACFSLNLFYKLKGNVVVNLLQSTGMNTIQKSKVFSLVPRSLVTGGENQDSDVLYSMGQLICDKILNSNVSCLEISMDGTLLLIGDTEGKVSIAEIYSKQIIRTIQTLTTSQTSVGEVTNLLVSPNRIENDNQLFEGESKGKHTNSNNDHNSVKIPNLQRVIFDTKNKSNLHDIWYQIGEPETETDPNLLLPLNDFNAYLERIKSQESMFTHIGKISSDVKVVDDEINASLSLDQTDKDKEVVELKANIEALTHAYKELRSMHETLYEEHQQILGKQ
- the SKDI14G1420 gene encoding uncharacterized protein, whose translation is MNGEELLICIKQCIMEHFQPMIYVENRNVIQTTRGTFSVPDNYRNHKFLAFTFIGHILYTDDTPVIEKELDWPDPALVFNTVVDRIINHPELAQFISVSFISTLKATIGQGLDMNVKGTLNHKEKGIRRPKTVSFRYMESPLVNKKVTTFFSYLRDYNKIVSEYGNNTKFTLKFSCQAYWASGPNFAALKNVIRCFIVHEYISEYVERERTKYHIKKQGSWAEEDHPRDLSKAQYEGNGLTEKSPNTDEELGTKIDSLCEQWQSEAEDQADAEILAKKIVGNSQRMANLKIRRAKFKNILYHTLKELIQSQGTVKIYRGNTFTHDSVKISLHYEEPHIAAVWAHLTVKFETWRPVDVEVEFRCKFKERKINK
- the UBP10 gene encoding ubiquitin-specific protease UBP10 (similar to Saccharomyces cerevisiae UBP10 (YNL186W); ancestral locus Anc_2.69), with the protein product MTTQESIKPLVDRILSNPLQFNAAMISKKSNNSNNNGTSAASQNGSYIVIGKQHNNNSGSSATTETTSSEQVQGNDLMEKSRDDKKSNAVPKSMAEALLLYTSKSIKDANDVTAVKKSAELSTELSTEPPTSASEDDKEEINEEEAEVFHEAREYIEPQSVNLKENDMVDEDVGEDIGEDLGMPIPTIDVAVSKNEKQRDFSASTNVEGDEVDDEDEDEDMNYDSSAMEKELPEEEETDSSSTISENEKKDLRQDLMENNTVTVNQCEMQSNHAGENEGENTKEEEEEEEPELEHKLRSATPPTTISNLSNFYQFNENANDHGSLNSTRVIKNWGDQFTNLKPRGLLNHGVTCYTNAAVQAMLHIPAIQHYLFDVLLGKYDSTISKNSVSYTLAETSKKMWLPLSKNYKKNSPASYINPKHLISRLDDINCMMSEWQQEDSHEYFMSLMSRLQEDSVPKGHKLIESIIYDIFGGLLKQIVTCKSCGSTSKTEQPFYDLSLHLKGKRRLDSNPDLLEDNNSSTSAACSSTNSNTTIAQSSSSHSVSANIHNATPDAAVNDLNSVNRRFSIEKSIRDFFNPELIKVDKEQKGYVCEKCHKTTNAVKHNSILRAPETLLVHLKKFRFNGTSSSKMKQAVSYPMFLDLTEYCDDKDLPVKYQLLSVVVHEGRSLSSGHYIAHCKQPDGNWATYDDEYINKISERDVLKEPNAYYLLYTRLTPKLISLPLAKSNTTAHDVTPSEYKQEQITSESNKRPLKINSKKNNRKKWKKNKKRKFSK
- the PBR1 gene encoding putative oxidoreductase (similar to Saccharomyces cerevisiae YNL181W; ancestral locus Anc_2.74), translated to MPLNIIGTALLDGTDKIPYYQTIKKVAPYVLGVSAIKYWSRGPTNTWERKLHGKVYLVTGATSQGMGTSVAYKMAELGAQLIILTREVDEWVTEWCEDLRERTSNELIFVEKCDLSNLWEIRKFATSWLDNSPPRRLDGVIVMSGDMEPWGIPKISLPQRRSSKDGLELQMATNYVAIFHLLNLLQPSFKAQPPDRDVRIILATCWLQVVGDINIEDPLWQNAKYKSSLKFFASSKLQLGLCMMELQRRITMDIKNQKTSGPERTGKNVTVTLVQPGTMRSNSLRRVISNGSVTLLIVLYCILLYPILWLFTKSGRRGDQSFLYALMTPELEEINLKDAKAKYISGCSIVKFARKEFDDEELQKKLFEHTERDILKLEKKIAANRNANKKGKKSVKKNQSKSEKDD
- the NPR1 gene encoding serine/threonine protein kinase NPR1 (similar to Saccharomyces cerevisiae PRR2 (YDL214C) and NPR1 (YNL183C); ancestral locus Anc_2.71), with the translated sequence MSSLTRLLQEKRKNEPASSSPRTSADTLTTTLESQPLDVQSRNRSSSHISGVSNGSSNDRNRTTVPVPGSVTTVTQIYSEEDSSSTAGSSLDDRNQFSSSFLNSNFAHTASFYGTSAQSKDRFGALINDQGAAGLSSCGASSLAAQNRITSRLSANSHTSGRAIPSLSSSIPYSVPNSNKDNNSSNSNSSSLSSSWLETYAGGMPNNISAIDSNVISSPKVDSVEPRFVISKQKLQKASMDSNNANTTQSRSISRSGSISSQLGNFFFSKNSKESSNPNSAGGAFSVNSNGPSPNIKNPNVTNGSTAIPKPIRARQSSIYSASRQPTGSYTDNLYGSPSSVHDHLPPSQSVPRSQHSSIGDLKRFFKKSSSSNLSSNNNNVIPNGSPLSSGIAVPSHSHSSSHFATGGNSYSSSYNGNGDTIYSHNHGGSGIPFSKRYIKTGADLGAGAGGSVKLAQRIADNQIFAVKEFRTKFENESKRDYVKKITSEYCIGTTLNHANIIETIEIVYEDDRILQVMEYCEYDLFAIVMSNKMSYEEICCCFKQILTGVQYLHSIGLAHRDLKLDNCVINEKGVVKLIDFGAAVVFSYPFSKNLVEASGIVGSDPYLAPEVCIFAKYDPRPVDIWSSAIIFACMILKKFPWKIPKLRDNSFKLFCSGRDCDSLSSLVTRTPDPPSYDESHSTEKKKPESSSNNVSDPNNVNIGPQRLLHSLPEETQHIIERMIDLAPACRGSIEEIMEDPWIRSIDMCHLVEDALSFKVAKGEDHHHTQVDQSEAHIAGLEKKKKKQNNQ